One part of the Salvelinus fontinalis isolate EN_2023a chromosome 4, ASM2944872v1, whole genome shotgun sequence genome encodes these proteins:
- the LOC129852991 gene encoding C-X-C motif chemokine 13-like yields the protein MPFKPHYLLVSLTLCWFVALQAFPMNGCAACQKCLCIRTSSAFISPRLFHRIEILPPGAHCRQTEIIVTKKDKAIVCVTPDARWINKVIAKLQRTNKKKRSAELPISTTIE from the exons ATGCCTTTCAAGCCACACTACCTGTTGGTCTCCCTGACTCTCTGCTGGTTCGTGGCTCTTCAAG CATTCCCCATGAACGGCTGTGCTGCATGTCAGAAGTGTCTCTGCATCCGGACGTCCTCTGCTTTCATCTCTCCTAGGCTGTTCCACAGGATAGAGATCCTACCTCCAGGTGCCCACTGTCGTCAAACAGAGATCAT CGTTACCAAGAAGGACAAAGCCATCGTCTGTGTGACTCCAGATGCACGATGGATCAACAAAGTCATTGCCAAGTTACAAAG aaccaacaagaagaagagaaGTGCAGAACTTCCCATCTCAACCACCATTGAGTGA